TGGCGATAATTCTTATGTAGATGCACAGGTAAAGTTAAAGAATTCTACTATTTTAATATTTGGCTGTGGTGCAATAGGTGGGGATATTGCAATACAATTAGCAATGTGTGGAGTAGAAAACTTTATTTTATATGATTACGATACAGTTGAAGAATCTGATGTGAGTAGACATATGTTCTTTAAAGAAAAGTATATAGGCTTGAATAAGACTGATGCACTAGAAGACTATTTATTAACTATAAATTCTAAGGTGAAAGTAGAGAAAATTAATAATATATTGACACCAGAAAATGATATTAGCAACTTGCTTGATAGGGCAAGCTTCGTAATAAACTCTGCAGATGAGCCATATATAGGATACACTTCTATGAAGATATCAAGATACTGTACAAAAAACAAAAAGGCTCACTTTATTGCAGGAGGATTTGATGCTCATTTGGCAAGTACAGGAGAATTAATAATACCTGGAATTACCCCTTGTGTAGATTGTTATGCAAATCATTTTAAAGAAGTACTTAAAGGTTGGAAACCTAAAGAGCATCCAATTAAAGATAGATATTTAGAAATAGGGGGCTTATCAAGTATGTCTTTATTTTCTTCTAGCTATGCTGTAATCGAAATAGTTAAATATATTTGTGAACTGATAGATATAAAATCGTACTCTAATACTAGAGGAGAATTTCTTTTTAAAAGTATGGAAATAAGTTATTTAGATTTAGTTAGAGATCAAAATTGTAAAATATGCGGGGAGATAGCTTATGAATAAGCCTAAGTTAAGATCATCAGTATCAGTTGTTAAGTTGGATGATAGATTAATAGAGTTTTTTCTTACAAATACTAGACAACAGGTTAGAGTTAAAGTTAATAGCGATAAAGTACTAGAGTTGATTTTAGGATTAGATGGCACAAAAAGCATAGACGAAATAATTGAAAATTACAAAATGGATGAAGAAACTAGTAAGTATTTTATAAGCTTTATTAATTTCTTAGAGAGTAAGGGAATAGTAAAAGATAACACGGATGTTTTACTAGATGATTATTTCAAGTTTAGAAGAATAATTAACTTTATTGAAGATTTTTCTTCTAATAAGGAAGACGTATTGGAAATGTGGAACAACATTAGAGATTCAAAAGTAGTAGTTATTGGACTAGGAGCTGTAGGTACTTGGGTAAGTGCACTTTTAGTGCAGAATGGAGTTGGAAATATTACATTAATAGATAATGATTTAGTTGAGATATCAAATCTTCATCGACAATTTGGCTATGGTGAGGATGACGTTGGATTATTAAAAACTGATGCGCTTGAAAAAAGATTGAGAGAATTTTCATCAGATGTAAGAATAAATACAGTCAATGAGTTTTTGGAAGAAGATAATTTAGAGAAAATATTAGACTATAAGGTTGATTTAATAATTAACTGTGCAGATAAGCCAAGTGTAGATGTAACCTCAACTTGGGTGGGGGAGTACTGTATGAAATATAATATACCTCATATAATAGGGGGCGGATATAACTTACATATATCTTTGATGGGACAAACTATAATTCCTTTTGAAAGTGCTTGTGTCAAGTGCTTTGAGAAAGAGTTAAGTCGACTGAATAATATAGATGAAAGTAACATTAAAAAATTAACTGTTAAAAACAGAAAAATAGGAAGTTTTGGACCCATGTGTTCTATTATTGCAAGTATGACAGCAATGGAGGGAATTAAGTTGTTAACTAAAAAGATTACTCCAGCAAATCTAAACAGAAGAGGTGAATTTAGCATTTATAACATGGATATAAATTATCATTATGTTAGCAAGGACGAAGAATGCAGTTGGTGTGGAAAAGAAGGTATATACGCATAGGGGATGAACAGTTGATATGGATAATATAAAAATAATAAGAGCGCGTGAGAATAATTTGAAAGATATTGAAGTTGAAATACCAGTGAACAAGATAACTGTAGTTACTGGAGTATCTGGTTCTGGAAAGTCCTCACTAGTTTTTGATACAATATATGCTGAGAGTGAAAGGATGTTTCTAGAAAGTATTTCAATAAACTTAGAGAGTATAACGTCTAAACTGCCTAAACCAGATGTATATAAGATAAGTAACTTATTACCTGCAATAGCAATTTCACAGAAAAAAACTAATAGAAATCCACGTTCATATGTTGGAACAGTAACAGATATTTCAAGGTTTTTAAGATTACTTTTCTCTAGAGTTGGAGTTGGTAAGAGAAATAAATTTTATACAGAAGGTGATTTCTCATATAACAATCCTAAAGTATGGTGTGAAATGTGTCGTGGTACTGGAGAAAAGTATGTTTTAGATTATGATAAGATAATAGATAATAAAAATAGAACATTAAAAGAAGGAGCTATATCATATTGGAATCAAGGATCTGATAATTTTTATGATAAATTATTAGAGAAGGTTTGTATGCATTATGACATCGATATGAATACCCCAATAAAAGATTTAAGCGATGATAAGTTAGAATTTTTACTAAATGGTAAAAGTGACTCTAAATTTAAAGTAAGATATAAAAACTATAAAAAAAATTATAGAACTAAGGAAGTAGAGTTTAAAGGAGTAATTAGAGAACTAAATGAGAAATTAGAGGATATTGATACTCCTTCTACGTTGAAAAGCATACACAAATATATTAAAAAAGATAAGTGCGATGGATGTAATGGAGATAGGCTTAAGGATGAAATGCTAGAGGTAAAAATAAATGGGGAGAATATCTCAAGTTTAGAAAGCAAAACAGTAACTGATTTAAAACAGTGGTTAGTTAATTTGATTCAAATTACAGATAATACATGTAAGAAGATAATTTATGATATATGTGAAGAAGTAATAAAAAGAATAACCAATTTAGAAAAGCTACAACTTGGATATTTATCATTAAATAGGAGTATACCTTCATTATCTGGTGGTGAGTCACAGAGAATAAGATTGGCAAATCAATTGGCTTGCAATTTGTCTTCTTTGCTTTATGTGCTAGATGAACCAACAATGGGGCTACATAGCAATGATATAGAGAATATAGAAATCATCTTAAAGGATTTAAAACAAATGGGTAACACAATTTTACTAGTTGAACACAACCTTGATATTATGTTAAGTGCTGATTATCTTATAGATATGGGACCAGGCGGTGGGATATATGGTGGTGAAATAGTAGGCAAGGGATCTCCTGATGAAATTAAAAATCATGATGAATCTTTAACTGGCAAATACTTGTCTGGAGAACTAAAAATCAACATTCCACATAGAAAAAGAGATAGCAATGCATCTATATTAGTTAAAAAGGCAAAATATAATAATATAAAAGGCGAGGATTTTTTTATACCACTAAATAATCTAGTGGTAGTAACTGGGGTTTCAGGAGCTGGCAAAAGTACGTTAACTGATAATATTTTAGAGCCTTCATTAACTCGCAAAAAAAATATTAATTGTGAAGAGATTATAGGTATACAAAATATAAACAAAGTAATAAAAGTTGATCAAACACCTATCGGAAGAAGTCCAAAGTCAAATGTAGCAACTTTTACAGGAATGTTCGACTTTATTAGAGATTTATATTCAAAGACTGAATTAGCTAGGAAAAGGAAGTATTCAAAGTCTGAATTTAGTTTTAATACTCCTGGTGGTAGATGTGAAAGTTGTAAGGGTGACGGTCAAGTAAAAATTGACATGAGCTTTATGGCAGATACGTATGTTGTCTGTGACGAATGTAAAGGCAAGAGATATGAAAAAAAGATATTAGAAATAAACTATAATGGGAAAAATATTTCAGACGTTTTAAATATGACAGTTTTAGAAGCGCATGAGTTTTTTATCGAAAATAAAAGTATATCTAGTATTTTAAAGTGTTTAATCGATGTTGGATTAGAATACATTAAGCTAGGACAACCAGCAACTACAATATCAGGAGGAGAAGCGCAGAGAATTAAGTTAGCAAAATATTTAAGTAACGATTCTGCTACTGGAAACTTGTATATACTAGATGAACCTACAGTAGGACTTCATTTACATGACATAAATAAGCTTATAGCCTTATTAAATGAAATAGTAGATAGAGGTAA
Above is a genomic segment from Alkaliphilus oremlandii OhILAs containing:
- a CDS encoding HesA/MoeB/ThiF family protein, which encodes MIAIDNVYKIRNGVDLYLVNDELLTVYFMSTRLRKQFNVSPLIIKLIENIDGIKSIGEIHKLLEKEFNKKIDISGLKEIISKFYNLNIIVKNNDRYEIEEGLSERYNRQINFFSDFLIGDNSYVDAQVKLKNSTILIFGCGAIGGDIAIQLAMCGVENFILYDYDTVEESDVSRHMFFKEKYIGLNKTDALEDYLLTINSKVKVEKINNILTPENDISNLLDRASFVINSADEPYIGYTSMKISRYCTKNKKAHFIAGGFDAHLASTGELIIPGITPCVDCYANHFKEVLKGWKPKEHPIKDRYLEIGGLSSMSLFSSSYAVIEIVKYICELIDIKSYSNTRGEFLFKSMEISYLDLVRDQNCKICGEIAYE
- a CDS encoding HesA/MoeB/ThiF family protein, which produces MNKPKLRSSVSVVKLDDRLIEFFLTNTRQQVRVKVNSDKVLELILGLDGTKSIDEIIENYKMDEETSKYFISFINFLESKGIVKDNTDVLLDDYFKFRRIINFIEDFSSNKEDVLEMWNNIRDSKVVVIGLGAVGTWVSALLVQNGVGNITLIDNDLVEISNLHRQFGYGEDDVGLLKTDALEKRLREFSSDVRINTVNEFLEEDNLEKILDYKVDLIINCADKPSVDVTSTWVGEYCMKYNIPHIIGGGYNLHISLMGQTIIPFESACVKCFEKELSRLNNIDESNIKKLTVKNRKIGSFGPMCSIIASMTAMEGIKLLTKKITPANLNRRGEFSIYNMDINYHYVSKDEECSWCGKEGIYA
- the uvrA gene encoding excinuclease ABC subunit UvrA; translated protein: MDNIKIIRARENNLKDIEVEIPVNKITVVTGVSGSGKSSLVFDTIYAESERMFLESISINLESITSKLPKPDVYKISNLLPAIAISQKKTNRNPRSYVGTVTDISRFLRLLFSRVGVGKRNKFYTEGDFSYNNPKVWCEMCRGTGEKYVLDYDKIIDNKNRTLKEGAISYWNQGSDNFYDKLLEKVCMHYDIDMNTPIKDLSDDKLEFLLNGKSDSKFKVRYKNYKKNYRTKEVEFKGVIRELNEKLEDIDTPSTLKSIHKYIKKDKCDGCNGDRLKDEMLEVKINGENISSLESKTVTDLKQWLVNLIQITDNTCKKIIYDICEEVIKRITNLEKLQLGYLSLNRSIPSLSGGESQRIRLANQLACNLSSLLYVLDEPTMGLHSNDIENIEIILKDLKQMGNTILLVEHNLDIMLSADYLIDMGPGGGIYGGEIVGKGSPDEIKNHDESLTGKYLSGELKINIPHRKRDSNASILVKKAKYNNIKGEDFFIPLNNLVVVTGVSGAGKSTLTDNILEPSLTRKKNINCEEIIGIQNINKVIKVDQTPIGRSPKSNVATFTGMFDFIRDLYSKTELARKRKYSKSEFSFNTPGGRCESCKGDGQVKIDMSFMADTYVVCDECKGKRYEKKILEINYNGKNISDVLNMTVLEAHEFFIENKSISSILKCLIDVGLEYIKLGQPATTISGGEAQRIKLAKYLSNDSATGNLYILDEPTVGLHLHDINKLIALLNEIVDRGNSIVVVEHNMELIKCADYIIDIGPVGGPNGGKIIDCGTPEHIAANNKASVSNKLRKIIKIIQ